One window of Mauremys reevesii isolate NIE-2019 linkage group 4, ASM1616193v1, whole genome shotgun sequence genomic DNA carries:
- the LOC120403346 gene encoding erythroblast NAD(P)(+)--arginine ADP-ribosyltransferase-like: protein MWMQMENQTIFPKTLRALYSVAVLAYTLEEPPLYESFNVATRTTWKSPQAYAGFAFKSLHFLLTQAAKKLGNQGAQLCQSLPRNQGEVLHRGFVPLRPVHVHLREEAEGGGIWTHDLLCAGSCQGFPVGNLSRFPGGEETVVPPYEMFRVTGVKEAPRKETVHAKSVGVCSSHNCAYLGREGNSTMSCPDHRVLYL from the exons ATGTGGATGCAGATGGAGAACCAAACAATCTTCCCCAAGACGTTGAGGGCCCTCTACAGCGTCGCCGTCTTGGCCTACACTTTGGAAGAGCCGCCACTCTACGAATCGTTCAACGTGGCCACCAGAACGACATGGAAGAGCCCCCAGGCATATGCCGGCTTTGCCTTCAAGTCCTTGCATTTCCTCCTGACCCAGGCGGCCAAGAAGCTAGGGAACCAAGGAGCCCAGTTGTGCCAAAGTCTACCGAGGAACCAAGGTGAAGTTCTCCATCGAGGGTTTGTTCCGCTTCGGCCAGTTCACGTCCACCTCCGAGAAGAGGCAGAAGGCGGAGGAATTTGGACGCACGACCTTCTTTGTGCTGGTTCGTGCCAGGGGTTCCCGGTGGGGAATCTGTCCCGCTTCCCGGGGGGAGAGGAGACGGTGGTGCCGCCCTACGAGATGTTCCGGGTCACCGGGGTCAAGGAGGCGCCAAGGAAGGAGACGGTGCACGCCAAGTCGGTGGGCGTCTGCAGCAGCCATAACTGTGCCTACCTGGGGAGAG AAGGAAACAGTACCATGAGCTGCCCTGATCACCGAG TGCTGTATTTGTGA
- the LOC120403331 gene encoding NAD(P)(+)--arginine ADP-ribosyltransferase 2-like gives MRQHLLSLITKELTKNKIFYLAWDKAKKEWMRKTNTYTFPNTMKAFCSVAVVAYTLNNPPLYRDFNAATRTGWMGPSAYARYPFKALHFLLTQAPKEIWGRKPTCATVYRGTNEKFDVKDLFRFGQFTSTSTSSKKAGNFGHRTFFVLVSCTGYGVQGLSYFPYEQEVLVPPSEMFRVTRIQGTLTSETVHATSVGVCSNHNCAYTGRGDPNVKKCPRHQVLHL, from the exons ATGAGGCAACATCTCCTGTCCCTGATCACTAAGGAGCTGACCAAGAACAAGATCTTCTACCTGGCTTGGGACAAGGCCAAGAAGGAGTGGATGAGGAAGACAAATACGTACACCTTCCCCAACACAATGAAAGCTTTCTGCAGCGTCGCCGTGGTGGCCTACACCTTAAACAACCCGCCTCTGTACAGGGACTTCAACGCGGCCACCCGGACGGGCTGGATGGGACCCAGCGCCTACGCCAGGTACCCCTTCAAGGCCTTGCATTTCCTGCTGACCcaggcgcccaaagagatatggggGAGAAAGCCCACTTGTGCCACCGTCTACAGAGGAACCAACGAAAAATTCGACGTCAAGGACTTGTTCCGCTTCGGCCAGTTCACCTCCACCTCAACGAGCTCGAAGAAGGCGGGCAATTTCGGCCACAGGACCTTCTTCGTCCTGGTTTCCTGCACGGGGTACGGGGTTCAAGGCCTGTCCTACTTCCCTTATGAACAAGAGGTGCTGGTGCCGCCTTCCGAGATGTTCCGGGTCACCAGGATCCAGGGCACCTTGACGAGCGAGACTGTCCACGCCACGTCGGTGGGGGTCTGCAGCAACCACAACTGTGCCTACACAGGGAGAG gAGACCCCAATGTGAAGAAATGCCCTCGTCACCAAG TGCTGCATTTGTGA